A DNA window from Bacillus carboniphilus contains the following coding sequences:
- a CDS encoding phosphodiester glycosidase family protein codes for MRLKRWIHILIVWLLVLVPFSSSSIVGANGNPISESRASSNQAEPIITVGPAGPTLVSNIETTTIGPGMELSHFERFDARGWINGEVMTVELSNDQITTNLLYPGTITSAQPLSQLALSSGAIAGVNGDFFDINNTKAPLGTMIQDGKLLKGPQGSHTLTAGVDELGIGRVTNIFLEGTVQLPSGNVPLSALNQSSIPANGIGLYTSAWGEAPRSSGGNNVYEVVVQEGKVTDVSNEIGQGHIAENSYVLVGRGAAATSLKEVSVGDSVTIDYKPRYDNEGMMKFAVGGNVQLVKDGEIPANLDDSTTAPRTAVGFSDDGQTMILALVDGRQTDSRGMTIKEMAELMKEYGAFNALNIDGGGSSTMVARMPGSENVSVVNEPSDGSERSVPNGIGVFAKAGSGMLTGFTVGPISKHEHSHKVFPGLTRTFEGLGYDENYYPVEVGNISWQVIPGDVGTFDDSGVFQGKKAGSAVAEAQVQAAKGTSPITVLGELDRMEATESYLGLEMERNTSFSVIGYDKEGYSAPIEARDIETSYDKGVIDLIENKDGSFTVVPKQDGGSTLITMKVLEEALQVPVTIGLSSVQVEDFEDITNWSFVKWPPEVGATIDIVEGREGNGLQLSYDFSTTTASRAAYIQASPRLELPGDVQKVGVWVKGDGNGAWLRTVITDASNTNYTLTLADEVNWTGWKYVETSLPEGIRYPVQMYRIYPVETDRNEQYTGQLVFDQLTVKVPPAVTIPERKEETPDPIVIQNQVIGKDRWTFAVLADSQFVAKSPNGKEAQLARESLRQIVASNPDFLVINGDLVDTGWKEDFEFAKQVLEEEVGDAFPIYYIPGNHEIVGSGSLDNFLDVFENNRYSFDHKGTRFLLLDSSTGSFRTSDFEQLIELQSALHDAKTNPKINNVVVIGHHPTRDPLPTKNSQLSDRKEAELLEKWLTEFKEESGGKGVLYISGHAHAVHLERVEGVPYMVVGSAGKTPYGSADDGGFYAWTMFGVDPTPFPERASENGDGPSEKSQWIQAEIRPILESITLHAPATLTVGGTDTLRATGHQAGNLEFPLGYPASFIWQGSDNVFIGTGAELDRAKKSGKFSAVFNTKTNELEAIAPDTITIKLLSNNVLVEKEIRIQ; via the coding sequence TTGAGGCTAAAAAGATGGATACATATATTAATAGTATGGTTACTAGTATTGGTACCTTTTTCTTCTAGTAGCATAGTTGGGGCCAATGGTAATCCAATCTCTGAATCTCGGGCATCTTCGAACCAAGCTGAACCTATCATTACGGTCGGCCCAGCTGGACCAACTTTAGTTTCTAATATAGAAACAACAACCATTGGTCCTGGAATGGAGTTAAGTCATTTTGAAAGATTTGATGCTAGAGGATGGATTAATGGAGAAGTGATGACAGTGGAGCTGTCAAATGATCAGATTACAACTAATTTACTTTATCCTGGAACGATTACTTCAGCACAACCTCTATCACAACTGGCGCTATCATCGGGTGCAATTGCCGGAGTCAACGGAGATTTTTTTGATATCAATAATACGAAGGCTCCATTAGGAACGATGATTCAAGATGGCAAATTATTAAAAGGGCCACAAGGGTCACACACCCTGACTGCTGGAGTAGATGAACTTGGAATTGGAAGAGTTACGAATATATTCTTAGAAGGTACGGTACAGTTGCCTTCTGGAAATGTGCCTCTGTCTGCTCTCAATCAATCTAGTATTCCAGCAAACGGAATAGGCTTATATACATCAGCTTGGGGAGAAGCACCAAGATCCTCTGGCGGAAATAATGTTTATGAAGTAGTAGTACAAGAAGGTAAAGTGACTGATGTTTCAAATGAAATTGGACAGGGTCATATTGCAGAAAATAGCTATGTTTTAGTAGGAAGAGGTGCTGCAGCCACTTCTCTTAAAGAAGTATCAGTGGGTGATTCCGTAACGATTGATTATAAACCTCGTTACGATAATGAAGGAATGATGAAGTTCGCTGTCGGAGGAAACGTGCAGTTAGTTAAAGATGGAGAGATCCCAGCTAATCTCGATGATTCTACGACAGCTCCACGTACAGCAGTTGGATTTTCAGACGACGGCCAAACGATGATTCTCGCATTAGTCGATGGTCGTCAGACAGACAGTAGGGGAATGACGATTAAAGAAATGGCTGAACTAATGAAAGAATATGGGGCATTTAACGCTCTTAATATCGATGGTGGGGGTTCTTCAACAATGGTTGCAAGAATGCCAGGGAGTGAGAATGTTTCAGTGGTTAACGAACCTTCAGATGGTTCAGAGCGCTCTGTTCCAAACGGAATAGGAGTATTTGCGAAAGCAGGTAGTGGAATGTTAACAGGTTTTACTGTTGGACCTATTTCAAAACACGAACATAGTCATAAAGTTTTTCCAGGCTTGACCAGAACTTTTGAAGGTCTTGGATACGATGAAAACTACTACCCAGTCGAAGTGGGTAATATTTCATGGCAGGTCATTCCTGGAGATGTAGGTACGTTTGATGATAGTGGAGTTTTTCAGGGGAAAAAAGCTGGTTCAGCTGTAGCAGAGGCACAGGTTCAAGCCGCAAAAGGAACTAGTCCTATTACTGTACTTGGTGAACTAGATCGAATGGAAGCTACAGAATCTTACCTAGGACTAGAAATGGAGAGAAACACAAGTTTTTCTGTTATTGGATATGACAAAGAAGGCTATTCAGCCCCTATCGAAGCTCGTGACATAGAAACAAGCTATGATAAAGGCGTAATTGACCTTATTGAAAATAAGGATGGAAGCTTTACTGTTGTGCCTAAGCAAGATGGTGGTTCGACTTTAATTACGATGAAAGTATTAGAGGAAGCACTACAAGTACCCGTAACCATAGGTTTGTCTTCAGTTCAAGTTGAAGACTTTGAAGACATCACAAACTGGAGTTTTGTGAAATGGCCACCAGAAGTGGGAGCTACAATTGATATCGTTGAAGGTAGAGAAGGAAATGGACTTCAACTTTCTTACGATTTCTCAACTACAACTGCTTCACGAGCGGCCTATATTCAAGCATCTCCACGTTTAGAATTACCTGGAGATGTACAAAAGGTTGGTGTTTGGGTAAAAGGAGATGGCAATGGTGCGTGGTTAAGAACTGTTATAACAGATGCCTCTAATACAAATTACACATTAACCCTTGCAGATGAGGTCAATTGGACAGGGTGGAAATATGTCGAGACTTCATTACCTGAAGGCATACGATATCCAGTTCAGATGTATCGAATTTACCCAGTTGAAACGGATCGAAATGAACAATATACAGGACAACTTGTATTTGATCAATTAACAGTTAAAGTACCACCAGCTGTTACGATCCCTGAGCGAAAAGAGGAAACCCCAGACCCTATTGTTATTCAGAATCAAGTTATTGGGAAAGATAGATGGACTTTTGCTGTATTAGCCGATAGTCAATTTGTCGCAAAATCGCCAAATGGAAAAGAAGCGCAGCTAGCCAGGGAGTCACTTCGTCAAATTGTTGCATCTAACCCGGACTTCCTTGTGATTAATGGTGATTTAGTAGACACTGGTTGGAAAGAGGATTTTGAATTTGCCAAACAAGTCCTTGAAGAAGAAGTAGGAGATGCTTTTCCTATTTACTATATTCCGGGTAACCATGAAATTGTAGGATCAGGATCTCTAGATAATTTTCTAGATGTATTTGAAAATAATCGATATAGCTTCGATCATAAAGGTACAAGATTCTTGTTGTTAGATTCATCAACAGGAAGTTTTAGAACAAGTGACTTTGAACAGCTAATTGAACTGCAGTCAGCCTTACATGATGCCAAAACAAATCCTAAGATTAATAATGTAGTTGTTATTGGTCATCATCCGACGCGAGATCCGCTTCCTACGAAAAATAGTCAGCTATCAGATCGAAAAGAAGCTGAACTCCTAGAAAAGTGGTTAACTGAGTTCAAAGAAGAATCAGGCGGAAAAGGAGTTTTATATATTAGTGGACATGCACATGCGGTCCATTTAGAACGAGTTGAAGGGGTTCCTTATATGGTCGTTGGGTCAGCAGGTAAAACTCCTTATGGTTCTGCTGATGATGGAGGCTTTTATGCTTGGACTATGTTTGGGGTTGACCCGACTCCATTCCCTGAACGGGCTTCTGAAAACGGAGATGGACCGTCTGAAAAAAGTCAATGGATTCAAGCTGAAATTCGGCCTATTCTTGAATCCATTACATTACATGCTCCGGCAACACTAACAGTAGGTGGAACAGATACATTACGCGCGACAGGACACCAAGCCGGTAATCTTGAATTTCCATTAGGCTATCCAGCCTCCTTTATTTGGCAAGGAAGTGATAATGTCTTTATTGGTACTGGGGCAGAATTAGATCGAGCGAAAAAATCAGGAAAATTTAGTGCCGTTTTTAACACCAAAACAAATGAGTTAGAAGCTATTGCTCCTGATACGATTACCATAAAGCTTTTGAGTAATAATGTATTAGTAGAAAAAGAGATTCGGATACAGTAG
- the pepF gene encoding oligoendopeptidase F, translating into MKTNAKGTLTRSEVPEEQTWNLRDLFDTKEDWEAELKSIQNDLTAVTQYKGQLGEGAEQLHRCLVAKDQLSRRVTRVMTYASLRQSEDGTNPENQANSAKVSSLLSLVNASTSFINSEILGLSEETIRQFIGKEKGLKDFSKVLFDLLETKPHRLSPEAEEVLASFSEVHNAPYMIYERSKTSDMKFSSFTTDDGEEHPLTFNNFAKYEGSANTELRRKAYDSFTKTLNQYKHTYAATYATEVKKQVIEARLRNYDSVTDMLLHDQQVTKEMYHNQLDTIQQELAPHMRRLAQLKKRVLGLEKMNFCDLKAPLDPEYNPEITYEEASKLVLESLEVMGPEYIEIMEQGIHNRWVDLADNIGKRSGAFCSSPYGVHPYILMTWTNSMRNTYTLAHELGHAGHFALAGRNQILSNTRPSRYFVEAPSTMNERLLSQHILSKSNDDRMRRWVILESLGTYYHNFVTHILEGELQRRVYDLAEKGTPITAKLLCEQKIELLSNFWGDAVEIDEGAGLTWMRQPHYYMGLYPYTYSAGLTASTAAAQMIEEEGQPAVDRWLAALKAGGTLKPLELMQLAGVDMSTPEPIQKAVAYVGLLVDELEKSFS; encoded by the coding sequence ATGAAGACAAACGCTAAAGGTACTTTAACTCGGTCGGAAGTTCCAGAAGAACAGACATGGAACTTACGTGATTTATTTGACACAAAAGAAGATTGGGAAGCTGAGCTTAAGTCTATTCAAAATGACCTCACAGCGGTAACTCAATATAAAGGGCAACTAGGTGAGGGAGCTGAACAATTACATAGATGTTTAGTTGCTAAAGATCAGTTAAGCAGGCGAGTTACGCGTGTAATGACGTATGCTAGTTTACGTCAGTCAGAAGATGGTACGAACCCAGAAAATCAAGCTAATTCTGCAAAGGTTTCTTCATTGTTATCTTTGGTTAATGCTAGTACGTCTTTTATTAACTCAGAAATACTTGGATTAAGTGAAGAAACGATTCGTCAATTCATTGGAAAAGAAAAGGGGCTAAAAGATTTTAGTAAGGTACTATTCGATTTATTAGAAACAAAACCACATCGATTATCACCAGAAGCAGAAGAAGTACTAGCTTCTTTTAGTGAAGTACATAACGCGCCTTATATGATATATGAGAGAAGTAAAACCTCTGATATGAAGTTTTCGTCTTTCACGACAGATGATGGGGAAGAACATCCATTAACATTTAACAATTTTGCTAAATATGAAGGGTCAGCTAATACAGAATTGCGGAGAAAAGCCTATGATTCCTTTACTAAAACCTTGAATCAATATAAACATACGTATGCAGCTACTTACGCAACAGAAGTAAAGAAGCAGGTTATAGAAGCACGCCTACGTAACTATGATTCTGTCACAGATATGTTACTACATGACCAACAAGTAACAAAGGAAATGTACCATAACCAATTAGATACCATACAGCAAGAATTAGCCCCCCATATGCGTCGATTAGCTCAACTAAAGAAGCGTGTTTTGGGACTAGAGAAGATGAATTTCTGCGATTTAAAAGCTCCATTAGATCCTGAATATAATCCAGAAATTACATATGAGGAAGCTTCCAAACTTGTATTAGAATCCCTGGAAGTTATGGGTCCAGAGTATATCGAAATCATGGAGCAAGGAATCCATAACCGTTGGGTTGATTTAGCTGACAACATCGGGAAAAGGTCCGGTGCCTTCTGTTCAAGCCCTTATGGTGTGCATCCGTACATTCTTATGACTTGGACAAATTCAATGAGGAACACGTATACACTAGCACATGAGCTTGGACATGCAGGTCACTTTGCGCTAGCTGGTCGTAATCAAATATTATCAAATACTCGTCCTTCGAGATACTTTGTAGAAGCACCATCTACAATGAATGAGCGATTATTAAGTCAGCATATCCTTTCAAAATCAAATGATGACCGTATGCGTCGTTGGGTTATTTTGGAGTCATTAGGAACGTATTATCACAACTTTGTTACTCATATTTTGGAGGGTGAACTGCAACGAAGAGTTTATGATCTTGCAGAAAAAGGGACACCAATCACAGCGAAGCTTCTTTGTGAACAAAAAATAGAATTATTATCAAACTTCTGGGGAGATGCAGTAGAGATTGATGAAGGTGCTGGACTTACTTGGATGCGTCAGCCTCACTATTATATGGGACTTTACCCATATACCTATTCAGCGGGTCTAACTGCTTCAACGGCAGCTGCACAAATGATAGAAGAAGAGGGACAGCCAGCTGTTGATCGTTGGTTAGCCGCATTAAAAGCTGGAGGAACATTAAAACCACTTGAGTTAATGCAACTTGCAGGGGTCGATATGTCTACGCCTGAACCAATTCAAAAAGCTGTGGCTTATGTTGGGTTATTAGTCGATGAATTGGAGAAGAGTTTTTCATAG
- a CDS encoding MFS transporter: protein MKKSHSISTHNIRIMFWVSFFGTINFIAPVLTLFYLGRGLEAIHILWLQIFWSGAVLLGEVPGGVVADRYGAKTSFLIGVIIKIISITILIFAYEPWLFFLFSALNGLSVTFFSGANEALVYESLKQDNEHHRMDRAMGKIQSAGFVSMILAVVFGAFLAKDLKDEQFIFLIVLGLVFHVAEFFLIFLLKDPMNTGVDRENPFTQVKSGIKAIRKEPTLLLLFLNFTLVFIPADSVYEAFNQPIFVHAGLPVVFIGVLYALAAIGGFIVSQSVGWFSSRFTRKFLMGITGILASFGLLLSALFGESLWIVMGAFFVLRFGQAIRGPIYSQLKNDLIPSEVRATTLSLISVLDSAFDLILFGLLSVVAINGLNGILIASSVIALIGTLIPLQVRKRRVEVKKSAVM from the coding sequence ATGAAAAAAAGTCATAGTATTTCGACACATAATATCCGCATTATGTTTTGGGTAAGTTTTTTTGGGACCATTAACTTTATTGCCCCCGTATTAACACTGTTTTACTTGGGAAGAGGACTGGAAGCTATTCATATCCTTTGGCTTCAAATTTTCTGGAGCGGGGCAGTGCTTCTTGGTGAGGTGCCAGGAGGTGTTGTAGCCGATCGATATGGGGCCAAGACCTCTTTTTTGATTGGGGTCATCATAAAGATTATCAGTATTACAATACTAATTTTTGCTTATGAACCATGGCTCTTTTTCTTATTTAGTGCTCTAAATGGATTGTCTGTCACATTTTTCTCCGGTGCGAATGAAGCATTAGTATATGAATCATTAAAACAAGATAATGAACATCATCGAATGGATCGAGCAATGGGAAAAATACAGTCAGCAGGTTTTGTGTCCATGATTCTAGCTGTTGTATTTGGTGCATTTTTAGCTAAGGACTTAAAGGATGAACAATTCATTTTTTTAATAGTGCTTGGATTAGTTTTTCATGTTGCAGAGTTTTTCCTTATTTTCTTGTTGAAAGATCCAATGAATACTGGAGTAGATCGAGAAAATCCCTTTACTCAAGTAAAATCTGGTATAAAGGCGATACGAAAAGAGCCTACGCTTTTGCTCTTATTTCTAAATTTTACATTGGTGTTTATACCTGCTGACTCTGTTTACGAAGCCTTTAACCAACCAATCTTTGTTCATGCAGGTCTTCCCGTTGTCTTTATAGGAGTTTTATATGCATTAGCAGCAATTGGTGGTTTTATAGTTTCACAATCTGTAGGGTGGTTTTCGAGTAGGTTTACAAGAAAATTCCTTATGGGGATTACAGGTATACTCGCATCTTTTGGATTATTATTGTCTGCTTTATTCGGGGAGTCACTTTGGATTGTCATGGGAGCCTTTTTTGTCCTACGCTTTGGACAAGCGATCAGGGGACCTATTTATTCACAGTTAAAGAATGATTTAATTCCGTCTGAGGTACGGGCAACCACATTATCGCTCATATCTGTTCTTGATTCGGCATTCGATCTTATTTTATTCGGGCTATTGTCTGTAGTAGCCATCAATGGTTTAAATGGTATTTTAATTGCAAGTAGTGTCATTGCTTTGATTGGAACTCTAATTCCATTACAAGTTAGAAAGAGAAGGGTCGAAGTGAAGAAAAGTGCTGTGATGTAA
- a CDS encoding MFS transporter has protein sequence MSLPLTKEAAGLDEKKDKIWTRDFTLICFSNFFVFLAFQMTLPTIPLFVEALGGNDQLIGFVVGIFTFSALLMRPYAGHALDSKGRGFVYILGLCIFVISVGSFGLLPSLFLLFAMRIVQGIGWGFSTTASGTIATDLIPPKRRGEGMGYFGLFGNVALAVGPTLGLTLAGLISFTQLFLICASLGVVSLLLSSQIRFRKGEKKVSTEPKKKWDVYEKSALPPAILLFFITVTFGGIATFLPLYTAQKGVEGIQWYFFLFAIALMLSRTFAGRIYDRKGHRAVFPYGTLAIFIAMLLLAWLPNSYILFLAAVLYGLGFGSVQPALQAWAVQTAAVNRRGMANATFFSSFDLGVGIGAMAFGQIAYWFSYSTIYMAAAMSVSISLILYFAVLGKSSVQEV, from the coding sequence ATGAGTTTACCTTTAACAAAAGAAGCAGCCGGACTAGACGAGAAAAAAGATAAAATTTGGACGAGAGATTTTACTTTAATATGCTTTTCAAACTTTTTTGTTTTTTTGGCATTTCAAATGACACTCCCCACTATTCCCCTCTTTGTTGAAGCACTAGGTGGAAATGATCAACTAATTGGTTTTGTAGTCGGGATTTTTACTTTTTCAGCTCTTTTAATGAGACCCTATGCTGGTCATGCATTAGATTCAAAAGGTCGTGGATTTGTATACATACTTGGACTTTGTATCTTTGTCATCTCAGTTGGATCGTTTGGTTTACTACCAAGTTTGTTTTTATTATTTGCAATGAGAATTGTTCAAGGGATTGGATGGGGCTTCTCTACAACAGCATCTGGAACGATTGCAACAGACCTTATACCTCCTAAAAGACGTGGTGAGGGTATGGGGTACTTCGGACTTTTTGGAAATGTTGCCCTTGCCGTCGGTCCTACCCTTGGATTAACTCTTGCAGGCTTGATTTCTTTTACACAACTATTTCTTATTTGTGCAAGTCTCGGAGTGGTTTCCTTATTGCTTTCATCACAAATTCGGTTTCGAAAGGGTGAAAAGAAGGTATCTACAGAACCGAAGAAAAAGTGGGACGTATATGAAAAATCCGCTTTACCACCTGCTATATTACTCTTTTTTATTACGGTAACATTTGGTGGTATTGCAACCTTCCTACCCCTGTATACCGCACAAAAGGGAGTGGAGGGCATTCAATGGTATTTCTTTTTATTTGCCATAGCTTTAATGCTTTCGCGTACGTTTGCTGGTAGGATATACGATCGAAAAGGTCATCGGGCCGTTTTTCCTTATGGTACTTTAGCAATCTTTATCGCCATGTTATTGTTAGCATGGCTTCCCAATAGTTATATTTTGTTTTTAGCTGCGGTTCTTTATGGCCTTGGTTTTGGTAGTGTCCAACCCGCTCTCCAAGCATGGGCCGTTCAAACTGCAGCGGTAAATCGAAGAGGAATGGCAAATGCGACTTTCTTCTCTTCTTTTGATTTAGGAGTTGGAATCGGAGCTATGGCATTTGGTCAAATTGCCTACTGGTTTAGCTACAGCACGATTTATATGGCTGCAGCAATGTCCGTTTCCATCTCACTCATTCTATATTTTGCTGTGTTAGGAAAATCAAGCGTACAAGAAGTATAG
- a CDS encoding CBO0543 family protein: protein MHFVFNGLFLVAAIKWGNWKNWGEYYPTILFFIAGDLLQNFLLYNHSKWTFKETIFAEQILSNHTIISLMIMLIVYPSTVLIYLGRFPQERTKQIGWFLFWVAIYSVVELINLRYLHLIEHHNGWSLGWSILFNVTMFFILRVHHKTPPLAWILSLIWIVFLWTSFDIPFKELK from the coding sequence ATGCATTTTGTATTTAATGGACTATTTCTGGTAGCTGCAATAAAATGGGGTAATTGGAAAAATTGGGGAGAATATTATCCAACTATTTTATTCTTTATTGCAGGGGATCTCCTTCAAAATTTTCTATTGTATAATCACTCAAAATGGACATTTAAGGAAACTATTTTTGCTGAACAAATTTTAAGCAATCATACTATCATTTCCCTCATGATCATGCTTATTGTGTATCCATCTACTGTTTTAATTTATTTGGGAAGGTTTCCTCAAGAACGCACAAAACAAATAGGTTGGTTTTTGTTTTGGGTGGCTATTTATTCCGTTGTAGAGTTGATAAACCTACGTTATCTACATTTAATTGAACACCACAATGGATGGTCATTAGGATGGTCGATTCTATTTAATGTTACTATGTTTTTTATCCTTAGAGTCCATCACAAAACTCCCCCTTTAGCGTGGATTCTCTCTTTAATATGGATTGTGTTTTTGTGGACTAGCTTTGACATTCCATTTAAAGAATTAAAATAA
- the speE gene encoding polyamine aminopropyltransferase translates to MENKLPTYLTERDGELWLTEDERENLKISYRIKNVIYSGQSKFQHIMILDSYDFGRMLVLDGVVQTTSIDGHIYNEMITHVPLSIHPNPEKILIIGGGDCGVAKEVCKYDVVKHIDMVEIDDEVVRVCKQELIDVSGNLSDPRVNFIFDDGVAFVKKLHSEYDVIIIDSSDPVGPAEALFEKSFYESLHKALKEDGLMVCQSQSPIFHRDIMRTSYKRIQQLFSYVNLYTAVIPTYPGGLWSFTLGSKKYQEIDFRRIMGRETKYINVEMVQRCFSLPQFIYTLLSDENAQ, encoded by the coding sequence ATGGAGAATAAATTACCAACATATTTAACTGAACGCGATGGGGAATTATGGCTAACTGAAGATGAGCGTGAGAACCTTAAAATTAGTTATCGTATAAAAAATGTAATATATTCTGGACAGTCAAAATTCCAACATATTATGATCCTAGATTCATACGACTTTGGAAGAATGCTAGTTTTAGATGGTGTCGTACAAACGACCTCTATTGATGGTCATATTTATAATGAAATGATTACTCACGTTCCACTCTCCATACATCCAAATCCAGAAAAGATTCTAATTATCGGTGGTGGAGATTGCGGTGTGGCAAAAGAAGTTTGTAAATATGATGTTGTTAAACATATTGATATGGTAGAGATAGATGATGAAGTGGTTAGAGTATGTAAGCAAGAGCTTATAGATGTATCTGGAAATCTATCTGACCCACGGGTGAATTTCATATTTGATGATGGTGTAGCTTTCGTTAAAAAACTACACTCAGAATATGATGTTATTATTATCGATTCCTCTGACCCAGTAGGTCCTGCGGAAGCCTTATTTGAAAAAAGCTTTTATGAAAGCCTCCATAAGGCACTGAAAGAAGATGGGCTAATGGTTTGTCAAAGTCAATCCCCTATTTTTCATCGAGATATAATGCGTACCTCCTACAAGCGTATTCAACAGCTCTTTTCTTACGTTAATCTGTATACGGCCGTTATCCCTACCTATCCAGGTGGACTATGGAGTTTTACGTTAGGGTCCAAAAAATATCAAGAAATTGATTTCCGAAGAATAATGGGGAGAGAAACAAAATATATAAACGTGGAAATGGTTCAACGTTGTTTCTCTTTACCACAGTTCATTTATACACTGTTGTCAGACGAAAACGCCCAATAA